In Euwallacea similis isolate ESF13 chromosome 5, ESF131.1, whole genome shotgun sequence, a single window of DNA contains:
- the LOC136408945 gene encoding hemocyte protein-glutamine gamma-glutamyltransferase-like translates to MEPIVPTGTEFYCKDNGKQCNTDMYDLLDSESPFPILRRGCTFSFAIRFDREYVPHQDVVRVRFAIGPKPNVVKGTRVILPVQPKQKRLPNDPNRWSICLNQVDGTIITLKVHISAYAPVGIWKCSLQTNIAGQKEKREDYEIPEDIYVIFNPWCPQDGVYLENEEERKEYVLNETGKIWCGTFKNPSGKHWVFGQFDDIVLPAAMLLMEKSGLQYEDRQSPVYVTRAISALINSVDDDGLLEGRWDGQYEDGTSPFAWTGSPGIMDEFLRSGGKPVKYGQCWVFSGATVTVCRALGIPCRSTTNYVSAHDTNKSMTVDKYFDIFGNKIEDSDEIDCRDSCWNFHVWNDVWLTRPDLPPGYGGWQIIDATPQETSDKVFRCGPSSVAAVKKGQVGFLYDTPFVFSEVNADIVHFKEDEASDWGFSRMSINKYHVGRKIVTKQVGITDSEGDSDIWDVTDLYKNPENTPAERLAVYNAVRGIPIAKEFYEIRSSDEESDVFFDLIDIDTVPLGQDFDVVVKIINKSNEERTISAVLTAGAVLYTGSAAGDIKKSQGVFKIAGGKEDTLQMRVTPAEYLNKLVEHGLIKIYSTAAVEETKQAWSEEDDFSMILPVLTISMPEICTVNQPCEVKFSFKNPLNVSLTNCSYTVEGPGLQKPKIVKHRDVDPGEEVEFDITFTAKKTGEKRLVVCFNSKEIKNLTASKIVKIET, encoded by the exons ATGGAGCCAATAGTACCAACAGGTACCGAATTTTACTGCAAAGACAATGGAAAACAATGCAACACCGACATGTATGATCTTTTAGACTCAGAGTCACCATTTCCCATCCTGCGCAGAGGTTGCACGTTTTCCTTTGCCATACGTTTCGACCGCGAATATGTGCCTCATCAGGATGTAGTCAGAGTCAGGTTTGCAATTG GTCCAAAACCGAATGTCGTCAAAGGTACCAGAGTGATTTTACCAGTACAACCAAAGCAAAAACGACTACCCAATGACCCTAATAGATGGTCAATATGTCTAAATCAAGTCGATGGGACTATTATAACATTAAAAGTGCATATTTCCGCTTACGCTCCTGTGGGAATCTGGAAATGTTCCCTGCAAACTAATATTGCAGGGCAAAAAGAGAAACGAGAAGATTATGAG atTCCAGAGGATATTTACGTGATCTTCAATCCATGGTGTCCTCAAGATGGAGTTTATTTAGAGAATGAGGAAGAGAGGAAGGAGTATGTGCTTAATGAAACTGGAAAAATCTGGTGCGGCACCTTCAAAAACCCCTCAGGAAAACATTGGGTTTTCGGACAATTTGATGACATAGTCTTGCCGGCCGCCATGCTTTTAATGGAGAAATCTGGATTGCAATATGAGGATCGACAAAGTCCTGTTTATGTAACTAGAGCAATTTCTGCTTTG ATAAATTCTGTGGATGATGATGGTCTCCTGGAGGGCCGATGGGATGGGCAGTACGAAGACGGAACATCCCCTTTCGCCTGGACAGGCTCTCCAGGAATAATGGACGAATTCCTGCGCTCTGGAGGAAAACCTGTCAAATATGGTCAATGTTGGGTGTTTTCAGGAGCTACAGTTACTGTGTGTCGTGCCCTGGGTATTCCCTGCAGATCTACTACCAATTACGTATCTGCCCATGACACCAACAAATCCATGACTGTTGACAAGTATTTCGACATATTCGGCAATAAAATAGAGGACAGTGATGAAATTGATTGTCGCGATTCCTGTTGGAATTTCCATGTGTGGAATGACGTGTGGTTGACCAGGCCGGATTTGCCCCCTGGATATGGAGGGTGGCAAATTATTGATGCCACGCCCCAGGAAACCAGTGATAAGGTGTTCAGGTGCGGACCCTCTTCCGTGGCAGCTGtgaaaaaag GCCAAGTGGGCTTCCTCTACGACACTCCCTTCGTCTTTTCGGAAGTAAACGCCGACATAGTCCACTTCAAAGAAGACGAAGCGTCTGACTGGGGTTTCAGCAGAATGTCAATCAATAAATACCA TGTCGGTCGCAAAATCGTGACAAAACAAGTGGGCATTACCGACAGCGAGGGAGATTCGGACATTTGGGATGTCACCGACCTTTACAAAAACCCGGAGAACACTCCTGCTGAAAGATTAGCGGTCTACAATGCAGTTAGGGGAATTCCCATCGCTAAAGAGTTCTACGAAATCCGCAGTTCTGATGAAGAAAGTGACGTCTTTTTCGATTTAATCGACATTGACACAGTTCCTTTGGGTCAAGACTTTGATGTAGTAGTCAAAATCATCAATAAATCCAATGAGGAGCGAACTATTAGTGCAGTTTTGACCGCTGGAGCTGTACTTTATACTGGATCTGCTGCTGGGGACATCAAAAAATCTCAAGGGGTGTTTAAG ATTGCGGGAGGTAAAGAAGACACCCTTCAAATGCGCGTTACTCCTGCTGAATATCTGAACAAATTGGTAGAACACGGATTAATAAAGATCTATTCCACTGCTGCTGTGGAAGAAACCAAACAGGCCTGGAGCGAGGAGGACGACTTCTCCATGATTTTACCAGTTTTGACCATCTCAATGCCAGAAATCTGCACCGTTAATCAGCCCTGTGAGGTTAAATTCAG CTTTAAAAACCCTTTGAATGTTTCCTTGACGAACTGCAGTTACACCGTAGAGGGTCCTGGACTGCAAAAGCCGAAAATCGTAAAGCATCGCGACGTAGATCCTGGAGAGGAGGTCGAGTTTGACATTACTTTCACGGCAAAGAAAACAGGGGAGAAACGTCTGGTGGTGTGCTTCAACAGCAAAGAGATCAAAAATCTTACTGCCAGCAAGATTGTTAAAATCGAAACTTAA